The proteins below come from a single Candidatus Flexicrinis affinis genomic window:
- a CDS encoding ribokinase, whose translation MHQLNEIIGTMAGKRVIVIGDAMLDEYLYGQATRISREAPVPVLEYTERRVIPGGAANPAVNAARLGAHTTLIGVIGGDAAGQELRAALSERGVDTSGLIVAEKRPTVVKQRIMAQMGLRFPQQVARIDRIDRSPLAESQRSAVLEMLARCFGEQTVDVVLVSDYRSGLIDSALGQEIVARCRASGVRLAVDAQGDFDKYIGCGVLKCNADEAASYLGTSLQSDADFARAAASLADRLQIDVGVFITRGAAGITVGMRQNGAATATHVPARHVEDVFDTVGAGDTAIAVIALALASGADVTRAAVLANAASGIVVRRLGNYAPSPDELRAALEEGA comes from the coding sequence ATGCACCAACTGAACGAAATCATCGGCACCATGGCCGGCAAACGCGTGATCGTGATCGGTGACGCGATGCTGGACGAATATCTGTACGGGCAGGCGACGCGCATCAGCCGCGAAGCGCCGGTTCCGGTGCTAGAGTACACCGAGCGGCGTGTGATCCCCGGCGGCGCGGCGAACCCGGCTGTCAACGCGGCCCGGCTTGGCGCGCACACGACTCTGATCGGCGTGATTGGCGGCGACGCGGCAGGGCAGGAGCTGCGGGCGGCGCTGTCGGAGCGCGGGGTTGACACGTCCGGGCTGATCGTCGCGGAAAAGCGGCCGACCGTCGTCAAGCAGCGCATTATGGCGCAGATGGGCCTGCGCTTCCCGCAGCAGGTCGCGCGTATCGACCGCATCGACCGGTCGCCGTTGGCTGAATCGCAGCGCAGCGCCGTGCTCGAAATGCTGGCGCGCTGCTTCGGCGAACAGACCGTGGACGTCGTCTTGGTGTCCGACTATCGCAGCGGATTGATCGACAGCGCCTTAGGGCAGGAGATTGTGGCACGGTGCCGCGCGTCCGGCGTGCGGCTGGCGGTCGATGCGCAAGGCGACTTCGACAAATATATCGGCTGCGGCGTGCTCAAATGCAACGCCGACGAGGCCGCGTCGTATCTTGGCACGTCTCTTCAGTCTGACGCAGACTTTGCGCGTGCTGCGGCCAGTCTCGCCGATCGCCTGCAGATTGACGTGGGCGTATTCATCACGCGCGGCGCGGCTGGGATCACCGTCGGAATGCGGCAGAACGGGGCTGCAACTGCAACGCACGTCCCGGCGCGCCATGTCGAGGACGTGTTTGACACGGTCGGCGCAGGCGATACCGCGATTGCGGTCATCGCGTTGGCGCTGGCCTCTGGCGCGGACGTGACTCGCGCGGCGGTGCTGGCGAACGCCGCAAGCGGAATCGTGGTGCGTCGGCTTGGGAACTACGCGCCCAGCCCCGACGAACTGCGCGCGGCGCTCGAGGAGGGTGCGTGA
- a CDS encoding glycosyltransferase family 4 protein, with amino-acid sequence MRVVHLIKTDGIAGAERHLLDLLPALIARGVDARVLFIAPESGAGADFAAAAESRAITVDRLPIRGHGSPALVRAIARALRRSKPDIVHGHLVHAELWGIPAARLARVRRVVVTRHSDDARRTRQPLRTVYGALWRMLDTCICVSDAVRRAAEAEGAPSRKLRVIHLGLPPREPEPNRPSRESLRAELGLAPDTLLFGTVSRLLQIKGIDDAIRALARAPRVHLVVAGDGPERDALTALAAQLNMANRVHFLGWRSPIAPVLAALDGLLAPSRREGFGMSVLEAMQQGIPVIASSAGAHPETVVDGYTGLLVPPDDPAALTKAIVSLVESAHLRQAMGAAGRERVASVFTTERMVDATLALYRELGSGKAVE; translated from the coding sequence ATGCGCGTCGTCCATCTCATCAAAACCGACGGAATCGCTGGCGCAGAACGCCACCTGCTCGACCTGCTGCCGGCGCTCATCGCGCGCGGAGTCGATGCGCGGGTGCTGTTCATCGCACCGGAGTCGGGCGCAGGTGCGGACTTCGCCGCGGCGGCCGAATCACGCGCTATTACGGTCGATCGCCTTCCCATTCGCGGCCACGGGTCGCCCGCGCTAGTCCGTGCAATTGCGCGCGCGCTTCGCCGCAGTAAACCCGACATCGTCCACGGCCACCTCGTCCACGCCGAGCTGTGGGGAATCCCGGCGGCCCGTCTAGCCCGCGTCCGCCGTGTCGTCGTCACGCGACACAGCGACGACGCGCGCCGCACACGCCAGCCGCTGCGCACGGTGTATGGCGCCTTGTGGCGGATGCTCGACACCTGCATCTGCGTATCGGATGCGGTGCGCCGCGCAGCCGAGGCAGAAGGCGCGCCGTCGCGCAAGCTGCGCGTGATTCACCTCGGGCTGCCGCCGCGCGAACCAGAGCCGAATCGACCCAGCCGCGAGTCTCTGCGCGCCGAACTTGGGCTTGCGCCCGACACGCTGCTGTTCGGTACGGTCAGCCGACTGCTGCAGATCAAGGGGATTGACGACGCCATCCGTGCGCTCGCGCGGGCACCGCGCGTTCATCTGGTCGTGGCCGGCGATGGCCCGGAACGTGACGCGCTGACAGCGTTGGCAGCGCAACTGAATATGGCGAATCGGGTTCACTTTCTCGGCTGGCGCAGCCCGATTGCGCCGGTGCTGGCGGCGTTGGACGGCCTGCTTGCGCCAAGCCGCCGCGAGGGATTCGGCATGTCGGTGCTGGAGGCAATGCAGCAGGGCATCCCGGTGATCGCGTCGTCGGCCGGCGCGCATCCCGAAACGGTCGTCGACGGCTATACGGGCCTGCTCGTACCGCCCGACGACCCCGCCGCGCTCACCAAGGCGATCGTTTCACTGGTGGAAAGCGCGCACTTGCGTCAGGCGATGGGGGCAGCAGGACGCGAACGGGTGGCGTCGGTATTCACCACAGAGCGCATGGTCGACGCGACGCTGGCACTGTATCGCGAGCTGGGTTCAGGGAAAGCAGTCGAATAG
- a CDS encoding glycosyltransferase family 39 protein, whose translation MTYTIPRLTFARTAALFAVLFVALLLRTSELETKGIGHSYYGGTVLSMMQSPSNFLFGAAEPGGSITVDKPPLGFMTQAIAAWLFGFNWVSLALPGVASGVLTTALVHAMIARRFGFWPGIIAALVVAVTPVSVALDRTNLIDSQMIFAQTVGVAFGLRAIETGRLRPLLWSALAFGAAFNVKMLQSVFPLPPLILVYLLSAPVPWAGRLSRLVITGAVYAAFAFSWAVVVDLTSVDSRPFIGSSGNNSAFDLIFGYNGLMRTSGATALIGGPTASTGIQAFIESPARLFDSDLFYNAGWMLPLAVVIAVVGVLAWRPRRASEEPFRALLLYGSWLLIGAYVLTVASFIHAYYSIILMVPTAALIGIAAWWAAQSRMGALLWVIGVSLLLVYQHAKPFDDGFPPVWWPLAAVLAVAAVAAWRMRRWSAAVGLGAVAMVVTPFVFSGLTSSMALDRTVPEPFGSFATRQWLAFRDVERLDYNPDALEFLQAETQDIEYLVAAPNAAIGSPYVVHSGRPVLFIGGFIGRDPMISDEGIVQLIADRRVRFLYLPKSSEGFRSELHEWAAENCWLVFGVDLAGPRWELRNGVPTQIWGPARGIDSLFDCFP comes from the coding sequence ATGACCTACACCATCCCCCGACTGACGTTTGCACGGACCGCGGCGCTGTTCGCGGTGCTGTTCGTCGCACTGCTGCTGCGCACCAGCGAGTTGGAGACGAAGGGCATCGGTCACTCTTACTACGGCGGCACAGTGCTGTCGATGATGCAATCGCCGTCCAATTTCCTGTTCGGCGCGGCCGAACCGGGCGGCAGCATCACGGTCGATAAGCCGCCGCTGGGGTTTATGACACAGGCCATCGCGGCATGGCTCTTCGGGTTCAATTGGGTCTCGCTGGCGCTGCCGGGCGTCGCCAGCGGCGTACTGACCACCGCGCTCGTCCACGCGATGATCGCGCGCCGGTTCGGGTTTTGGCCGGGCATCATCGCAGCGCTGGTCGTCGCCGTCACGCCGGTCAGTGTTGCGCTAGACCGCACCAACCTCATCGACAGCCAGATGATCTTCGCCCAGACGGTCGGCGTGGCATTTGGTCTGCGCGCCATCGAAACGGGACGCTTGCGCCCGCTGTTGTGGTCTGCACTGGCGTTCGGGGCGGCGTTTAACGTCAAGATGCTGCAATCGGTCTTCCCGCTGCCGCCGCTGATCCTCGTCTATCTGCTCAGCGCGCCGGTACCGTGGGCGGGGCGCCTAAGCCGCCTCGTCATCACCGGCGCGGTCTATGCAGCCTTCGCGTTCTCGTGGGCGGTCGTCGTCGACTTGACGTCGGTGGACAGCCGCCCGTTTATCGGCAGCAGCGGGAACAACTCGGCGTTCGACCTGATCTTTGGCTATAACGGCCTGATGCGCACATCGGGCGCGACCGCGCTGATCGGCGGGCCGACGGCGTCGACCGGGATTCAAGCGTTCATCGAGTCGCCGGCGCGCTTGTTCGACAGCGACTTATTCTATAACGCGGGATGGATGCTGCCGCTGGCGGTTGTCATCGCTGTGGTCGGCGTTCTGGCGTGGCGGCCGCGCCGTGCGAGTGAGGAGCCGTTCCGCGCGCTGCTGCTGTATGGATCGTGGCTGTTGATCGGCGCGTACGTGCTGACCGTCGCCTCGTTCATCCACGCCTACTATTCGATCATCCTGATGGTGCCGACTGCCGCCCTGATCGGAATTGCCGCGTGGTGGGCAGCCCAGTCGCGGATGGGCGCGCTGCTGTGGGTGATCGGCGTGTCGCTGCTGCTCGTCTATCAGCACGCCAAGCCGTTCGACGATGGGTTTCCGCCGGTGTGGTGGCCGCTGGCCGCTGTGCTGGCGGTGGCCGCCGTCGCGGCTTGGCGAATGCGCCGATGGTCCGCGGCTGTGGGCCTCGGCGCGGTGGCGATGGTCGTCACACCGTTTGTGTTCTCCGGTCTGACGTCGTCGATGGCGCTCGATCGCACGGTGCCAGAGCCGTTCGGGTCGTTCGCGACGCGGCAGTGGTTGGCGTTTCGCGACGTCGAACGGCTCGACTACAACCCCGACGCGCTCGAGTTCCTGCAAGCCGAAACGCAGGATATCGAATACTTGGTCGCAGCGCCGAACGCGGCGATCGGGTCGCCGTACGTGGTGCATTCCGGCCGGCCGGTGCTGTTCATCGGCGGGTTCATCGGCCGCGACCCGATGATTAGCGACGAAGGCATCGTGCAATTGATCGCCGATCGGCGCGTGCGCTTCCTCTATCTGCCCAAGTCCTCAGAAGGGTTTCGGTCCGAGCTCCATGAGTGGGCCGCCGAGAACTGCTGGCTGGTGTTCGGCGTGGATTTGGCCGGGCCGCGTTGGGAATTGCGCAACGGCGTACCGACGCAGATTTGGGGCCCGGCGCGCGGGATCGACAGCCTATTCGACTGCTTTCCCTGA
- a CDS encoding thioesterase family protein: MLYSRARPITTACHAMKFTPPALTDVTALPFLLRRIVPPEYSDENRHMNVRHYMSLFDDAGYPLIDRIGLTLEFFERTQRGGFDLEHHIHYLNEVLIGDTTAVYARILGRSAKRMHYMMFMVNETRGNLASTFECVNSHADLAARRTVAWPDEIAATLDRLVAESDALGWAAPVCGVIAP; the protein is encoded by the coding sequence ATGCTATACTCGCGCGCGCGTCCAATCACCACTGCGTGTCATGCGATGAAGTTCACGCCACCCGCCCTTACCGACGTCACCGCCCTGCCGTTCCTGCTGCGCAGGATCGTCCCGCCCGAGTACAGCGACGAAAACCGGCATATGAACGTCCGCCACTATATGTCGCTGTTTGACGACGCCGGGTATCCGCTGATCGACAGGATCGGCCTGACACTCGAGTTCTTCGAGCGCACCCAACGCGGCGGGTTCGATCTCGAACACCATATCCACTATCTCAACGAGGTGCTGATCGGCGACACGACTGCGGTGTACGCGCGCATTCTCGGGCGCAGCGCCAAGCGTATGCACTACATGATGTTCATGGTCAACGAGACGCGCGGCAACCTCGCGTCGACATTCGAGTGCGTTAACAGCCACGCCGATCTTGCCGCGCGCCGCACCGTCGCATGGCCCGACGAGATCGCCGCGACGCTCGACCGATTGGTGGCGGAGAGCGACGCGTTGGGTTGGGCCGCGCCGGTGTGCGGCGTTATCGCACCATGA
- a CDS encoding NAD(P)-dependent oxidoreductase: MKVIVTGGTGRAGRNIVRELLDHGYEVGQSDIVRPQGWQGEFRLADLTDYGQTLAALHGFDVVIHMAANPEPDRDHFTGAQRFHNNTMSTYNVFNAAVALKMQRVIWASSETIYGLPLEVNRPKFVPVTEEHPYAPGSSYAISKVISEQMAREFNRLSGIPFIGLQFSNIIGPDVYKNCPTFWADPTTRIWNLWSYIDENDAAQAARLSITADIQGAEVFMIAAADSIMNTTNHDLLARYFPELPIPDGLQPYESLLSSGKAQRMLGFKPEYSWRKYVPDGSV, encoded by the coding sequence ATGAAGGTCATCGTCACTGGAGGAACCGGGCGCGCGGGCCGGAACATCGTCCGCGAGCTGCTCGACCACGGGTATGAAGTCGGCCAGTCCGACATCGTTCGCCCGCAGGGCTGGCAGGGCGAATTTCGCCTCGCCGACCTAACCGACTACGGCCAAACGCTCGCGGCCCTGCACGGCTTCGACGTCGTCATCCACATGGCCGCCAACCCCGAGCCCGACCGCGATCACTTCACCGGCGCGCAGCGCTTCCACAACAACACGATGTCGACGTACAACGTGTTCAACGCGGCCGTTGCGCTGAAGATGCAGCGGGTCATCTGGGCATCGAGCGAGACGATCTACGGCCTGCCGCTGGAGGTCAACCGGCCGAAGTTCGTTCCTGTGACCGAGGAACACCCGTACGCGCCGGGGTCGAGCTACGCCATCTCGAAGGTGATCAGCGAGCAGATGGCGCGCGAGTTCAACCGCCTGTCCGGCATTCCGTTCATCGGCTTGCAGTTCTCGAACATCATCGGGCCGGACGTGTACAAGAACTGCCCGACCTTCTGGGCCGACCCGACGACCCGGATCTGGAACCTGTGGAGCTATATCGACGAGAACGACGCGGCGCAGGCGGCCCGCCTGAGCATCACAGCGGACATTCAGGGCGCGGAAGTCTTCATGATCGCCGCGGCCGACTCGATCATGAACACGACGAACCATGACTTGCTCGCGCGCTACTTCCCCGAGCTGCCCATCCCCGATGGGCTGCAGCCGTACGAGTCGCTGCTGAGCAGTGGCAAGGCGCAGCGCATGCTGGGCTTCAAGCCGGAGTACTCGTGGCGCAAGTACGTGCCAGACGGCTCGGTGTAG
- a CDS encoding class II aldolase/adducin family protein has protein sequence MDFAMLPPRHQLVEIMLRLYQQGLTTTSGGNLSIHDDDGSIWITPASIDKGGLTPDDIVRVLPDGRTEGKHAPSSELPFHRRIYHGRPDLRAIVHAHPIALVAFSLVRQSPETRLTPQAYDICGPVGYARYELPGSEALGMRIAEAFMAGPNLVMLENHGVAAGGATLLQAFHRLETLEFCAQTQIHAAGLGGYHLLNDEDLALFRHLDNLLPEFAPGTRDSRELEGRRAIVDMVRRAYARRLMTSTGGTVSLRIGDDDFLITPYGFDRKYIEPVDIVRILDGRREAGRVPSRAVRMHRSIYAHHPDVNCVISAQPPGAISFAVSETVPFDTRLIPETYVVLRELPAAPYGEEFTDPDNVARMLSTTTPVVLLRNDAVLATGTTLLQAFDRIEVAEFSAQALLRSRAVGVLQPIGDEDIHQLERKFFPNEEHFTAD, from the coding sequence ATGGACTTCGCCATGCTTCCCCCGCGTCACCAACTGGTCGAGATCATGCTGCGGCTGTATCAGCAGGGCCTGACCACCACCAGCGGCGGCAATCTGTCGATCCACGACGACGACGGCAGCATCTGGATCACGCCGGCCAGTATCGACAAAGGCGGCTTGACACCCGACGACATCGTGCGCGTGTTGCCGGACGGGCGCACCGAAGGCAAGCACGCGCCGTCCAGCGAGCTGCCTTTCCACCGGCGCATCTATCATGGCCGGCCCGACCTGCGCGCCATCGTCCACGCGCACCCGATCGCACTCGTCGCGTTTAGCCTCGTGCGGCAGAGTCCGGAAACGCGCCTGACTCCGCAGGCGTATGACATCTGCGGGCCAGTCGGCTATGCGCGCTACGAACTGCCCGGGTCGGAGGCGCTCGGTATGCGGATCGCCGAGGCGTTTATGGCCGGGCCGAACCTCGTCATGCTCGAGAATCACGGCGTCGCGGCCGGCGGCGCGACCCTGCTGCAAGCCTTCCACCGGCTCGAAACCCTTGAATTCTGCGCGCAGACCCAGATTCACGCAGCAGGGCTTGGCGGCTATCACCTGCTGAACGACGAAGATCTGGCGCTGTTCCGCCACCTCGACAACCTGCTGCCAGAGTTCGCGCCCGGCACGCGCGACAGCCGTGAACTGGAGGGCCGCCGCGCCATCGTCGATATGGTGCGCCGCGCCTATGCCCGCCGTCTGATGACCAGCACCGGCGGCACCGTCTCGCTGCGTATCGGCGACGACGACTTTCTGATTACGCCCTACGGGTTCGACCGTAAGTACATCGAGCCGGTCGACATCGTGCGCATCTTAGACGGCCGCCGCGAGGCCGGGCGCGTGCCGAGCCGGGCCGTGCGCATGCACCGGTCGATCTACGCACACCATCCCGACGTCAACTGCGTCATCAGCGCACAGCCGCCGGGGGCGATCAGCTTCGCCGTGTCCGAAACCGTGCCGTTCGACACGCGCCTGATCCCCGAGACGTACGTCGTGCTGCGCGAACTCCCGGCGGCACCTTACGGCGAGGAGTTCACCGATCCGGACAACGTCGCGCGCATGCTGTCGACCACCACGCCGGTCGTGCTGCTGCGCAACGACGCCGTACTGGCGACCGGCACGACCCTGCTGCAAGCGTTCGATCGGATAGAGGTCGCCGAATTCAGCGCGCAAGCCTTGCTGCGGTCGCGGGCAGTCGGCGTCTTGCAGCCCATCGGCGACGAGGACATCCACCAGCTAGAGCGCAAGTTCTTCCCGAATGAGGAACACTTCACTGCGGATTGA
- a CDS encoding hexose kinase produces MGRIVTITANTTIDQTLVIPGYASGTTIRAKRSVVSIGGKPTDVSYILGEMGVNSLAIGFAANTAGQRAKQILETRGVDVDFIEVDGETRINVVIADEGSGTQTTITTDTLIVSEAHVAALEARFDDVLSDAACVMLGGTLPSTLSPSLYTRWIGLIRGRGVPVLFDADQPNLAAGLEARPDFIKPNRDELGRLIGRPVGDLADVYSAARDLVTRFGTTVVATLGAEGALAVTRDAAWFVPPLEVPVVSAGGAGDGVMAGLTESVWRGEPIEMGLRRGFAYASAVVQQAGTAQLERREAERLLPLVQIEPYPAV; encoded by the coding sequence ATGGGCCGCATCGTCACCATCACGGCGAACACCACCATCGATCAGACGCTGGTGATCCCCGGCTATGCCTCCGGCACGACCATCCGCGCGAAGCGCAGCGTCGTCAGCATCGGCGGCAAGCCGACCGATGTTTCGTACATCCTCGGCGAAATGGGTGTCAACAGCCTCGCCATCGGGTTTGCGGCCAACACCGCCGGCCAGCGCGCCAAGCAGATCCTAGAGACGCGCGGCGTCGATGTCGACTTCATCGAGGTCGACGGCGAAACGCGCATCAACGTCGTGATCGCTGACGAAGGCAGCGGCACACAAACGACGATCACGACCGACACGCTGATCGTCTCCGAAGCGCACGTCGCGGCGTTGGAGGCGCGGTTCGACGATGTGTTGTCCGATGCGGCATGCGTGATGCTCGGCGGCACCCTGCCTTCGACTCTGTCGCCGTCGCTGTATACACGCTGGATCGGCCTGATCCGCGGGCGCGGCGTACCGGTGCTTTTCGACGCCGACCAGCCCAATTTGGCCGCCGGGCTTGAGGCGCGGCCCGATTTCATCAAGCCTAACCGCGACGAGCTGGGCCGTCTGATCGGCCGGCCCGTCGGCGACCTTGCGGACGTGTATTCCGCCGCGCGCGACCTCGTCACGCGCTTCGGCACGACGGTGGTCGCCACGCTAGGTGCGGAAGGTGCGCTAGCGGTCACGCGCGATGCCGCTTGGTTCGTCCCGCCGCTGGAGGTGCCGGTCGTGAGCGCAGGCGGCGCCGGCGACGGCGTGATGGCCGGCTTAACCGAGTCGGTGTGGCGCGGTGAACCGATCGAGATGGGTCTGCGGCGCGGTTTTGCGTATGCCAGCGCGGTCGTACAGCAAGCCGGCACGGCTCAGCTTGAACGCCGCGAAGCCGAGCGCCTGCTGCCCCTCGTCCAGATTGAGCCATATCCGGCTGTGTAG
- a CDS encoding class II aldolase/adducin family protein has translation MNSDEIRSDPAIQRTRERVARIGRMLFERRLTDAAGGNLSERIGDLVCISPRYSGSLRQWQLNPEDVLVVNLDGDVLAGDGTISRESKVHLSLHREFGEHGTGVIHAHARNLLVFAAAAQPMPPVLEATRKFGVTPVVEYAPAHSKVLAQNVVASMRGREKRISGHAAGTIAPWHGLFLMGRDLFAAYDAVERLDNNAYIIIQSRALGASPMLEAERARMEDVISSFTE, from the coding sequence ATGAACAGCGACGAAATCCGCAGCGATCCGGCCATTCAGAGGACTCGCGAGCGGGTGGCACGGATCGGCCGCATGCTGTTCGAGCGCCGACTGACCGATGCGGCCGGCGGCAATCTCAGCGAACGCATCGGCGATCTCGTTTGCATCTCCCCGCGCTATTCCGGATCGCTCCGGCAGTGGCAGCTCAACCCTGAAGACGTGCTGGTGGTCAACCTCGACGGCGACGTGCTCGCCGGTGACGGGACGATCAGTCGCGAGAGCAAGGTGCACCTTAGCCTGCACCGCGAGTTCGGCGAACACGGCACCGGCGTGATCCATGCCCATGCCCGCAACCTGCTCGTGTTCGCGGCAGCCGCACAGCCGATGCCGCCGGTGCTGGAAGCCACACGCAAGTTCGGCGTGACACCGGTGGTCGAGTACGCACCGGCGCACAGCAAAGTGCTGGCACAAAACGTGGTCGCCAGCATGCGTGGGCGTGAGAAGCGCATCAGCGGGCATGCCGCGGGCACGATCGCGCCATGGCACGGGCTGTTTCTGATGGGCCGCGACCTGTTCGCCGCGTACGACGCCGTCGAGCGTCTCGACAATAACGCCTACATCATCATCCAGTCGCGCGCACTGGGGGCCAGCCCGATGCTGGAGGCCGAACGCGCGCGTATGGAAGACGTCATTTCGTCGTTCACCGAGTAA
- a CDS encoding iron-containing alcohol dehydrogenase, whose protein sequence is MTIFEFATADRIVFGRGAITQVGQLARAYGKRAQVVNSGSADRAQPVYAALEGSGIAYTAFSVTHEPTIDIAKHAIAQAHELGAQLVIGFGGGAAIDLGKAVAALATNPGDPLDYLEVIGRGKPLQHDPLPYIAVPTTAGTGAEVTRNAVLASTEHRVKVSLRSPKMLPRVALIDPELTVSLPPDVTASTGMDALTQCIEPFVSPAANVMTDTFCRDGIRRAARALQRAYRDGADIDAREDMSAAALMGGLALANAKLGAVHGFAAPIGGMFDAPHGAVCAVLLAPVMRANLRALRERTPGHPSLERYIEIARLVTGTGGATADDGVQWVQALARDLNVPGLSAYGIGLDTLPEIAEKAAQASSMKGNPVVLTLDELVGILEEAL, encoded by the coding sequence ATGACAATCTTCGAGTTTGCGACGGCAGATCGGATCGTGTTTGGCCGCGGTGCAATTACACAGGTCGGCCAACTGGCACGAGCATACGGCAAGCGTGCGCAAGTGGTCAACAGCGGGTCGGCCGACCGCGCACAGCCCGTGTATGCCGCGCTGGAAGGGAGCGGGATCGCCTACACCGCGTTTTCCGTCACACACGAACCGACGATCGACATCGCCAAGCATGCCATTGCACAAGCACATGAACTTGGCGCGCAGCTGGTGATCGGGTTCGGCGGCGGGGCGGCGATCGACCTCGGCAAGGCGGTCGCGGCGCTGGCGACCAACCCCGGCGATCCGCTCGACTACCTCGAAGTGATCGGTCGCGGCAAGCCGCTGCAGCACGATCCGCTGCCGTACATCGCCGTTCCAACCACCGCCGGCACCGGCGCCGAAGTCACCCGGAACGCCGTGCTGGCGTCCACCGAACACCGCGTCAAGGTCAGCTTGCGGTCGCCCAAGATGCTGCCGCGTGTCGCGCTGATCGACCCGGAGCTGACGGTAAGCCTGCCACCTGACGTCACGGCCAGCACCGGCATGGACGCGCTCACGCAGTGCATCGAGCCGTTCGTCAGCCCGGCCGCGAATGTGATGACCGACACGTTCTGTCGTGACGGCATCCGGCGCGCGGCACGCGCCCTGCAGCGCGCGTATCGTGATGGCGCAGACATCGACGCCCGCGAGGACATGTCTGCCGCCGCTCTGATGGGGGGATTGGCGCTGGCCAACGCCAAGTTGGGCGCGGTGCACGGATTCGCCGCGCCTATTGGCGGCATGTTCGACGCGCCGCACGGGGCGGTCTGCGCGGTGCTGCTGGCGCCGGTCATGCGCGCCAACCTCAGAGCGCTGCGCGAGCGCACGCCGGGACACCCGTCATTGGAGCGCTACATCGAGATTGCCCGACTGGTCACCGGCACGGGCGGCGCGACCGCCGACGACGGCGTGCAGTGGGTACAGGCGCTCGCCCGCGATCTGAACGTTCCCGGCCTGAGCGCGTACGGGATCGGCCTCGATACTCTGCCTGAGATCGCCGAAAAAGCCGCGCAGGCCAGCTCGATGAAAGGCAACCCGGTTGTGCTCACACTTGACGAACTGGTCGGTATCCTCGAAGAGGCGTTGTAG